The following coding sequences lie in one Homalodisca vitripennis isolate AUS2020 unplaced genomic scaffold, UT_GWSS_2.1 ScUCBcl_2250;HRSCAF=6810, whole genome shotgun sequence genomic window:
- the LOC124371954 gene encoding putative nuclease HARBI1, with translation MDANAVVALCGGFVCLEEKKRKVRKIWCKNWLKNRNQFSHMSLLQELASNEPNDYKNYLRMTEDCFEDILRRISPDIVKQNSILREPISCKERLAATLQFLASGRTYENLKFSCAISPQSLGKIIPETCTAIYNALREEYLHLPENESDWMNIATDFKKYWQVENCVGALDGKHIAILQPPGSGSYFFNYKGFFSVVLLAVVNANYEFMYVNCGVNGRVSDGGVLFETDFGQQLENGQLNLPSPTTFPNNRDVCLPFVFLGDEAFPLKENLMKPYPNKGITHDERIFNYRICRGRRVVENAFGILANRFQVLQTTIRTSLETTEVIILACCALHNYLRRKSSTYLTPSSVDWENTETAVLTEGEWRKNVRQLLGMKQRNRSGKETSLAEPIRKYYRDFYNNEGQVERMINRR, from the exons ATGGATGCAAACGCTGTGGTGGCCCTTTGTGGGGGTTTCGTTTGTTTGGAGGAGAAAAAACGCAAGGTACGTAAAATATGGTGCAAGAATTGGCTTAAAAATAGGAACCAGTTTAGTCACATGTCACTGTTGCAAGAATTAGCATCAAATGAAccaaatgattataaaaattacctGAGGATGACTGAAGATTGTTTCGAAGACATTCTTAGACGTATTTCTCCAGATATTGTGAAACAGAATAGTATTTTGAGGGAGCCGATCAGCTGTAAAGAGCGCCTTGCAGCGACACTTCAGTTTTTAGCAAGTGGCAGAACCTATGAAAACCTAAAGTTTAGCTGCGCCATTTCGCCTCAGTCGCTGGGAAAAATCATACCAGAAACCTGCACTGCAATTTATAATGCTCTACGTGAGGAATACCTGCAC ttgCCTGAGAATGAAAGCGACTGGATGAATATTgctacagattttaaaaaatactggcAAGTAGAAAACTGCGTGGGGGCTCTTGATGGAAAGCATATTGCCATCCTTCAACCTCCTGGAAGTGGTTCGTATTTCTTCAATTACAAAGGTTTCTTCAGCGTTGTATTATTGGCTGTGGTAAACGCAAACTATGAATTTATGTACGTAAATTGTGGAGTGAATGGACGGGTGTCTGACGGGGGAGTTCTCTTTGAAACCGATTTTGGGCAACAGTTGGAAAACGGCCAGTTGAATTTGCCATCACCAACGACCTTTCCAAACAACAGAGATGTAtgtttaccttttgtttttttgggaGATGAAGCTTTCCCCTTAAAAGAAAACCTAATGAAGCCATACCCTAATAAGGGAATCACCCACGATGAAAGGATTTTCAACTATCGTATTTGCCGTGGAAGAAGAGTTGTTGAAAATGCCTTCGGCATTTTAGCAAATAGGTTCCAAGTATTGCAAACAACAATCAGGACGAGCTTGGAAACCACTGAAGTTATTATTTTAGCTTGCTGCGCACTCCACAATTATTTACGAAGGAAAAGCTCAACTTATTTGACGCCTAGTTCGGTAGACTGGGAAAACACGGAAACTGCAGTTCTCACTGAAGGCGAATGGAGGAAGAATGTTCGCCAACTTTTAGGCATGAAGCAACGCAATCGATCCGGGAAAGAAACATCACTGGCTGAACCAATCCGAAAATACTACAGGGACTTCTACAACAACGAGGGACAAGTAGAGCGCATGATAAATCGCCGCTAA